From Pseudanabaena sp. BC1403, the proteins below share one genomic window:
- a CDS encoding TIGR02450 family Trp-rich protein: MPKKQKFPYLIGSKWTAMQETFGWRHFVVVNRKNEGELVFAEIKAACDDSVRFWLNAKALKRRSLWLPGWKTLKEM; the protein is encoded by the coding sequence ATGCCTAAAAAACAGAAATTTCCGTATCTAATCGGTTCTAAGTGGACTGCTATGCAAGAAACTTTTGGCTGGCGACATTTTGTTGTAGTGAATCGCAAAAATGAAGGAGAACTAGTTTTTGCCGAGATAAAAGCAGCTTGTGATGATTCTGTAAGATTTTGGCTAAATGCTAAAGCTCTGAAGCGGCGATCGCTATGGTTGCCTGGTTGGAAAACTTTAAAAGAAATGTAA
- a CDS encoding DUF3134 domain-containing protein produces MINNPALRVQRRNQPATLIPTEQQASILDWLESTGRLIAREGTESSLKFDDEAEELSELMLGDDPNYIDDDDDDNDDDDID; encoded by the coding sequence ATGATTAACAACCCCGCTTTGCGCGTACAGCGCCGCAACCAGCCTGCCACACTTATTCCCACCGAGCAGCAAGCATCTATTCTCGATTGGCTAGAGTCCACAGGTCGCCTGATCGCTAGAGAAGGTACTGAGTCGAGCTTAAAGTTTGATGACGAAGCTGAAGAATTAAGTGAATTGATGTTAGGCGATGACCCTAACTACATCGATGACGATGACGATGACAATGATGATGACGACATTGATTAG
- a CDS encoding YbaB/EbfC family nucleoid-associated protein yields the protein MSDGKGFGFGLGKMKEAFQKAQQIQEGAKKLQEELDELRLTGESGGGLVKITLSGNQEPQSVEISPEALNEGAEVLSDLVLAALKDAYQLSTGTMKQKMEDLTGGLGLPAGF from the coding sequence ATGTCAGACGGAAAAGGATTTGGATTTGGCTTAGGCAAAATGAAAGAAGCCTTCCAAAAAGCGCAGCAAATTCAAGAAGGCGCAAAAAAGCTACAAGAAGAATTAGATGAATTGCGCTTAACTGGAGAATCAGGTGGTGGTTTAGTAAAAATCACACTAAGCGGAAACCAAGAGCCCCAAAGCGTGGAAATTTCTCCTGAAGCTTTGAATGAAGGCGCAGAAGTTTTGTCCGACTTGGTACTTGCAGCTCTAAAGGATGCTTATCAGCTTTCTACAGGCACAATGAAGCAAAAAATGGAAGACCTCACTGGTGGTCTGGGTTTACCCGCAGGTTTCTAA